One part of the Nostoc sp. PCC 7120 = FACHB-418 genome encodes these proteins:
- a CDS encoding DUF433 domain-containing protein, whose amino-acid sequence MNEQTLLERITFNPQIFGGKPIIRGRRLAVEHILGMLAVGDTIETLLEAYPWLEREDIQACLIYARRLVGHERVEPLLIESPR is encoded by the coding sequence ATGAACGAACAAACATTACTAGAAAGAATCACATTTAACCCCCAAATCTTTGGCGGTAAACCAATTATTCGAGGTCGTCGCCTAGCTGTTGAACATATTTTAGGGATGTTAGCAGTAGGAGATACGATTGAAACCTTGCTAGAAGCTTATCCCTGGTTAGAACGGGAAGATATACAAGCCTGTTTAATCTATGCACGAAGGTTAGTTGGTCATGAACGAGTTGAACCTTTATTGATAGAGTCTCCACGGTGA
- a CDS encoding helix-turn-helix transcriptional regulator, with protein MSRKKETITLSIPSGTKEQLEEIARKLGIFWGKSPSVSGLLVAIAQQEFEVGKPFTLSSTQVAALQQAIGLLKDSGFIEQAQTISSLLLERGQLEPPMRQLLLQQVSQPAEAWRILAEQFRQNQQPFHLLYANPQLGDLSFTVRYAEIAFEEKRFYLNIWCDETEDIPNNDFPELIHNRCLRLDRIKGVVPVNGHWRHEGLDYLKVYLHFYKGLIKAYEAKPNDMSNEVIGEVRQVVRRVSNPFWLIREVLRYGEDCVIIAPENVRDRLKQKLLTLCQLYDIETRS; from the coding sequence ATGTCTAGGAAAAAAGAGACAATTACACTTTCAATTCCCTCTGGGACAAAAGAACAGCTAGAAGAAATAGCCCGAAAACTTGGGATTTTCTGGGGTAAGTCTCCCAGTGTGTCTGGATTACTTGTAGCGATCGCTCAACAAGAGTTTGAAGTTGGTAAACCCTTCACTTTAAGCTCAACACAAGTAGCTGCGCTCCAGCAAGCCATAGGATTATTGAAGGACTCCGGTTTTATTGAACAAGCGCAAACTATCTCTAGTCTGTTATTGGAACGAGGTCAACTTGAACCGCCCATGCGCCAATTGCTACTCCAGCAAGTCAGCCAACCTGCTGAAGCGTGGCGCATTCTTGCAGAACAATTCCGCCAAAATCAACAACCTTTTCACTTACTCTATGCCAATCCTCAACTTGGAGACCTGTCTTTTACAGTGCGTTACGCCGAAATAGCTTTTGAAGAGAAACGTTTTTACTTAAATATTTGGTGTGATGAAACTGAAGATATCCCAAATAACGACTTTCCAGAACTCATACACAATCGCTGTCTACGTCTTGATAGAATCAAGGGTGTTGTGCCAGTCAACGGACACTGGCGACATGAAGGGCTAGATTACCTCAAAGTGTACTTGCACTTTTACAAAGGTCTGATTAAAGCTTATGAAGCAAAACCCAACGACATGAGTAACGAAGTGATTGGAGAGGTGCGCCAAGTCGTTAGGCGAGTATCAAATCCCTTCTGGTTAATTCGGGAAGTGCTGCGCTATGGGGAAGATTGTGTGATTATAGCGCCTGAAAATGTGCGCGATCGCCTCAAACAAAAACTCCTCACCCTCTGCCAGTTGTATGACATCGAAACCAGGAGTTAA
- a CDS encoding NAD(P)/FAD-dependent oxidoreductase, with product MVDAHEKKAPHQVVIIGGGFGGLYTAKTLATANVSVTLIDKRNFHLFQPLLYQVATGTLSPGDISSPLRAVFSKSKNTQVLLGEVKDINPKAQQVILDDKVVPYDTLIVATGANHSYFGKDHWKDVAPGLKTVEDAIEMRRRIFGAFEAAESETDPEKRRAWLTFVIVGGGPTGVELAGAIAELAYKTLKEDFRSIDTSETKILLLQGGDRILPHIAPELSQVAAESLQKLGAIIQTKTRVTNIENDIVTFKKGDEVKEIPSKTILWAAGVKASPMGQVLAERTGVECDHAGRVIVEPDLTIRDYKNIFVVGDLGNFSHQNGKPLPGVAPVATQQGEYVAKLIKKRLKGQTLPQFRYNDVGSLAMIGQNLAVVDLGLIKLQGFIAWVFWLLIHIYFLIEFDTKLLVVFQWAWNYITRNRRSRLITGREAFVEPKTVNQQ from the coding sequence ATGGTAGATGCACATGAAAAGAAGGCACCACATCAGGTTGTAATTATTGGTGGTGGCTTTGGTGGACTTTATACAGCAAAGACTCTTGCGACAGCAAATGTAAGTGTTACTCTTATCGATAAACGTAACTTTCACTTATTTCAGCCGCTTTTATATCAAGTTGCTACAGGAACCCTATCACCTGGTGACATTTCCTCACCATTACGAGCTGTATTCAGTAAAAGTAAGAATACACAAGTGTTGCTAGGAGAAGTAAAGGATATTAATCCCAAAGCGCAACAAGTTATTTTGGATGATAAAGTAGTACCTTACGATACATTGATTGTCGCCACAGGTGCTAACCATTCTTATTTTGGTAAAGACCACTGGAAAGACGTTGCGCCTGGTTTGAAAACCGTGGAAGATGCGATAGAAATGCGTCGCCGGATATTTGGCGCATTTGAAGCAGCAGAAAGCGAAACTGACCCCGAAAAACGCCGTGCTTGGCTGACTTTTGTGATTGTAGGGGGTGGCCCGACTGGTGTAGAATTAGCAGGAGCGATCGCCGAATTAGCATACAAAACCCTCAAAGAAGATTTTCGCAGCATCGACACCTCAGAAACAAAAATTTTACTATTGCAAGGGGGCGATCGCATCCTTCCCCACATTGCGCCAGAGTTATCGCAAGTAGCAGCAGAATCTTTGCAAAAGTTGGGTGCGATTATCCAAACTAAAACGCGGGTGACCAATATTGAAAATGACATCGTTACTTTCAAGAAAGGTGATGAAGTCAAAGAAATTCCCTCAAAAACTATATTATGGGCAGCAGGTGTCAAAGCTTCCCCAATGGGACAAGTCCTAGCAGAACGCACAGGTGTAGAGTGTGACCACGCCGGACGTGTGATTGTAGAACCAGACTTGACTATCAGGGATTATAAAAACATTTTTGTCGTGGGAGATTTAGGCAACTTCTCCCATCAAAATGGTAAACCCTTACCTGGTGTTGCACCCGTAGCCACACAACAAGGAGAATATGTAGCCAAACTCATTAAAAAACGGCTGAAAGGTCAAACTTTGCCACAATTTCGTTACAATGACGTAGGCAGTTTGGCGATGATTGGGCAGAACCTAGCTGTTGTAGATTTAGGATTAATCAAGCTCCAAGGTTTCATTGCTTGGGTATTCTGGCTATTAATTCATATCTACTTCTTAATCGAGTTTGACACTAAATTACTAGTAGTATTTCAGTGGGCATGGAACTATATCACTCGTAATCGTCGCTCTAGATTGATTACAGGTCGAGAAGCTTTTGTAGAACCAAAAACCGTGAATCAACAATAG
- a CDS encoding Npun_R2479 family HD domain-containing metalloprotein, with product MFNATEILIDAFVNQIREGYTRTYGCLKNDYQDIIAWAGSMALENIANSDALYHNVEHSVLVTLVGQEILRGKHIREGGVSSEDWLHFIISLVCHDIGYVKGVCRQDQEHAGLYATGDNGRMISLLPGASDASLTPYHVDRAKLFIDERFGGHKLIDAEVIKSNIEWTRFPVPTAEDHQETTNFAGLVRAADLIGQLSDPRYLKKITSLFYEFEETGINKVLGYETPADLRKNYAKFYWNGVHPYIKDGLRYLSLTQQGKQIMANLYSNVFVVEHERTQEEHLYLVEQLHA from the coding sequence ATGTTCAACGCTACGGAAATTTTAATTGATGCTTTTGTGAACCAAATTCGAGAAGGTTACACTCGAACTTATGGTTGTTTAAAGAATGATTACCAAGACATCATTGCTTGGGCTGGTAGCATGGCTTTGGAAAACATTGCCAATAGTGACGCGCTTTATCACAATGTCGAACATTCAGTATTAGTTACTCTTGTAGGACAAGAAATTTTGCGTGGTAAACACATCCGCGAAGGTGGCGTTTCTAGCGAAGACTGGTTACACTTCATCATTTCTTTGGTGTGTCATGATATCGGCTATGTTAAAGGAGTCTGCCGACAAGACCAAGAACACGCAGGATTATATGCGACTGGTGATAATGGCAGAATGATTTCTCTGTTGCCTGGAGCTTCTGATGCTAGTCTGACACCTTATCATGTCGATAGAGCTAAACTATTTATTGATGAGCGTTTTGGCGGTCATAAACTGATAGATGCTGAGGTAATTAAAAGCAATATTGAATGGACTCGTTTTCCTGTACCGACAGCAGAAGACCATCAAGAAACAACTAATTTTGCTGGATTAGTGCGTGCTGCTGATTTAATTGGGCAATTAAGCGACCCCCGTTATTTGAAAAAAATTACATCTTTATTCTATGAATTTGAAGAAACTGGCATCAATAAAGTTTTAGGCTATGAAACGCCAGCCGATTTACGCAAAAACTATGCCAAGTTTTACTGGAATGGTGTTCATCCTTATATTAAAGATGGTTTACGCTATCTATCTCTGACACAGCAAGGTAAACAAATTATGGCTAATCTTTACTCGAATGTGTTTGTGGTAGAACATGAAAGAACTCAAGAGGAACATCTCTACCTAGTTGAACAACTCCATGCTTAG
- a CDS encoding ABC transporter permease, producing MNWWQRLQKNPLAQFGAILLLIFYLAVIAADFIAPYDPYTSQPNGSLLPPTKIYWVSKTSGKFIGPHVYPTIQGNTDLETGDRQLIVDDKKPSPVRLFVSGPEYRLLQLSLPLPPKWEETTIIPGIPLNWHLFGADNGAKLNILGTDEQGRDQFSRLLHGGRISMFIGIIGVVITFPLGLLIGGISGYFGGWTDSIIMRIAEVLMTFPSIYLLVTLGAVLPAGLTSSQRFLLIVLITSVISWAGLARVIRGQVLSIKEREFVQAARAMGGKPIYIILRHVLPQTATYVIISATLAVPSFIGSEAILSLIGLGIQQPDPSWGNMLSLASNASILVLQPWLIWPPAVLIILTVLAFNLLGDGLRDALDPRSLRR from the coding sequence ATGAATTGGTGGCAAAGACTCCAGAAAAATCCCTTAGCACAATTTGGGGCTATTTTACTTTTAATATTTTATTTGGCGGTGATTGCGGCTGATTTTATCGCTCCATACGACCCTTACACTTCTCAACCGAATGGTTCACTATTACCGCCAACTAAGATTTATTGGGTTTCAAAAACATCAGGTAAGTTTATCGGCCCCCACGTTTATCCCACAATACAAGGCAATACAGACTTAGAAACAGGCGATCGCCAACTCATTGTAGACGATAAAAAGCCCTCACCTGTGCGTTTATTTGTCTCTGGGCCAGAATACCGACTCTTACAGCTAAGTTTACCCCTACCGCCCAAGTGGGAAGAAACCACAATTATCCCCGGTATCCCCTTAAATTGGCATTTATTCGGCGCAGATAATGGGGCAAAACTCAACATCTTAGGTACGGACGAACAAGGCCGCGACCAATTCAGCCGTCTCCTACATGGTGGGCGCATTAGTATGTTTATCGGCATTATTGGGGTGGTAATTACTTTTCCCCTCGGTTTGCTGATAGGGGGTATTTCCGGCTATTTCGGCGGTTGGACGGACAGCATTATTATGCGGATTGCAGAAGTGCTGATGACTTTCCCCAGTATTTATCTGTTGGTTACCTTGGGGGCAGTTTTACCGGCTGGTTTAACTAGCAGTCAGCGATTTTTACTCATAGTTTTGATCACTTCTGTAATTAGCTGGGCTGGGTTAGCCAGGGTAATTCGTGGACAAGTGCTATCAATCAAAGAACGAGAATTTGTCCAAGCCGCCAGGGCTATGGGTGGTAAGCCAATATATATTATTCTGCGTCATGTTCTGCCGCAAACTGCTACTTATGTAATTATCTCTGCTACCTTGGCGGTTCCTAGCTTTATCGGTTCAGAAGCAATACTCAGTCTCATCGGTTTAGGCATTCAACAACCAGACCCATCTTGGGGTAATATGCTATCTCTAGCCAGCAATGCTTCTATATTAGTGCTGCAACCTTGGTTAATTTGGCCGCCGGCTGTGTTAATTATTTTGACAGTTTTAGCTTTTAATTTACTAGGTGATGGGTTAAGAGATGCCCTTGATCCTCGGAGTTTACGCCGCTAG
- a CDS encoding dipeptide ABC transporter ATP-binding protein yields the protein MNKELFCIENLRVAYPQRSGEELQWAIDDVSFTLQPGERMGLVGESGCGKSTLGRAAMRLLPPSSRVEGRVMFQGQAVFDLTPNELRKFRGEAVALIFQDPMTRLDPLMTIGNHCIETLQAHSPELSAKEAKEKALATLEKVKIPASRWGQYPHEFSGGMRQRVAIALALLLNPKLIVADEPTTSLDVTVSAQILQELTRLCSEENMALLLISHDLAMVGEYCSRIGVMYNGKMVEMGATESVFKNPQHEYTRSLLKAALHIQAVDESSSQASQSPIPSPQSPILRITELKQYYTIEPNFVERLFKAESQTIKAVDGINLELYPGEILGLVGESGCGKSTLSRTILQLIRPTSGKVEFLGQDLTKLSRQEIRAARRQIQMVFQDPHACLNPAMTVGESIADPLLIHHLADAAKAKEQVLWMLQKVGLTPPEVYYQRYPSDLSGGQQQRVAIARALITRPKMLICDEPVSMLDASVQSQVLDLMLQLKAEFELTYLFITHDLWLARFLCDRIAVMHGGKIVELGLTKQIFSHPQHPYTQTLLAAAPLLARA from the coding sequence ATGAATAAAGAATTATTTTGTATAGAAAATTTGCGTGTCGCCTATCCGCAGCGTAGCGGGGAAGAACTACAGTGGGCGATTGATGATGTATCTTTTACCTTGCAACCAGGGGAAAGAATGGGGTTAGTAGGTGAATCTGGTTGTGGTAAATCTACCTTGGGAAGGGCGGCGATGCGCTTGTTACCACCTTCTAGTCGAGTGGAAGGACGAGTGATGTTTCAAGGACAGGCGGTATTTGATTTAACACCAAACGAATTGCGGAAATTTCGGGGCGAAGCGGTAGCTTTAATTTTCCAAGACCCGATGACGCGGCTTGACCCGTTGATGACGATTGGTAATCACTGTATTGAAACTCTGCAAGCCCACTCACCGGAATTATCAGCCAAGGAAGCAAAGGAAAAGGCGCTAGCGACTTTGGAGAAAGTGAAGATTCCGGCTAGTCGTTGGGGTCAGTACCCTCATGAGTTTAGCGGAGGAATGCGCCAAAGGGTAGCGATCGCTCTCGCCCTCCTCCTCAACCCCAAGTTAATTGTCGCTGATGAACCCACGACTAGTTTAGATGTCACCGTCTCGGCTCAGATATTACAAGAATTAACCCGTCTGTGCAGTGAGGAAAACATGGCGCTGTTGCTAATTTCTCACGATTTGGCAATGGTAGGGGAATATTGTAGCCGCATCGGTGTGATGTATAACGGCAAAATGGTGGAAATGGGTGCAACTGAATCTGTATTTAAAAACCCCCAACATGAATATACGCGATCGCTCCTCAAAGCAGCTCTGCATATTCAAGCAGTAGATGAAAGCAGTAGCCAAGCCTCCCAGTCCCCAATACCTAGTCCCCAATCGCCAATCCTGCGAATTACAGAACTGAAGCAGTACTACACGATAGAGCCTAACTTTGTAGAACGACTATTTAAGGCGGAGAGTCAGACTATTAAGGCTGTAGATGGGATTAACTTGGAATTATATCCAGGGGAAATTTTGGGGTTAGTGGGTGAATCTGGATGCGGTAAGAGTACGCTTTCACGGACGATATTGCAGTTAATTCGTCCCACATCAGGCAAAGTAGAGTTTTTAGGTCAAGATTTAACTAAATTATCACGCCAAGAAATCCGCGCGGCTCGGCGACAAATTCAAATGGTGTTTCAAGACCCCCATGCTTGTCTGAATCCAGCCATGACGGTGGGAGAAAGTATTGCTGACCCTTTATTAATCCATCACCTAGCTGATGCGGCTAAGGCGAAAGAACAAGTGTTGTGGATGTTGCAAAAAGTCGGCTTAACACCCCCAGAAGTTTATTATCAGCGCTACCCCTCAGACTTATCTGGGGGACAACAGCAACGGGTAGCGATCGCTCGTGCGTTGATTACTCGTCCTAAAATGTTAATCTGCGATGAACCCGTGAGTATGTTAGATGCTAGTGTGCAGTCGCAAGTGCTGGATTTGATGTTACAACTCAAGGCAGAATTTGAGTTAACTTATTTGTTTATCACTCATGACTTGTGGTTAGCGCGGTTCTTGTGCGATCGCATTGCTGTCATGCACGGCGGTAAAATTGTGGAACTTGGGCTAACAAAGCAGATTTTTTCTCATCCCCAACATCCATACACCCAAACTCTTTTAGCGGCTGCACCGCTACTTGCAAGAGCCTAG
- a CDS encoding ABC transporter ATP-binding protein translates to MAKFKDIVNYFRDDWKLSAFTIAASSVYEVVDLLVPYAIGQILNVLSNQPLDKPLEGAIATLSQLTNYPVSKLLSLGVLLGLIFLVTVVRAPTQPWLTSWFHWDIALRSRRDKTQSAIEKILTLPLEFYDVNNPGRIAGRLGRGLSNHTWTYPEIAGQLIPKLFRVLGIFGFIVLIEWRIAIFYLISFVLILGFSLRQLKRIIWHESLLDKYMENTESRTSELITNIKTVKAFATESKELKRQKQRLDRELKVVDYRIHRGYVNLLTWQKTVIQFCVFTILGLTLAATVSGKVSLGHFVMTLTLSSMAYSELEPISTLAEVFARRYSSMLRFHEFLQEPTGYDAASLLEEDNTSSPYKFTGKVEFSGVSFGYDASRKVLQDINLFIEPYQTVALVGRSGSGKSTLVKLLLRYFEPQDGQILIDGQDIRTLNVGKYRRRLAIVHQEVDVFNGTVLDNLTYGRPEATFEEVKEACRIARVDEVMQHLPQGYYTVVGERGVRLSGGQRQRLGIARALLVEPDVLIFDEATSSLDYESERAIQLAMRSIQGTCTTIVIAHRLSTVREADKIVVLDQGKIVEVGNHDELLRQEGIYRRLHSLQETGELLD, encoded by the coding sequence ATGGCTAAATTTAAAGATATTGTCAATTACTTTCGTGACGACTGGAAGCTGAGTGCCTTCACTATTGCAGCGTCTAGCGTGTACGAAGTTGTGGATTTACTTGTTCCTTATGCAATTGGGCAAATTTTGAATGTTTTGTCCAATCAACCTTTAGATAAACCCTTAGAAGGTGCGATCGCCACTCTATCACAATTAACGAATTACCCAGTTAGCAAACTTCTATCTTTAGGTGTATTACTGGGTTTAATTTTTCTGGTTACCGTAGTGAGAGCGCCAACACAACCTTGGTTAACCAGTTGGTTTCACTGGGATATAGCTTTAAGATCACGTCGAGATAAAACCCAATCAGCGATTGAGAAAATTCTCACACTCCCCTTAGAATTTTATGATGTCAATAACCCCGGACGCATTGCCGGAAGGCTAGGTAGAGGCCTTTCTAATCACACTTGGACATATCCAGAAATCGCCGGACAGTTAATTCCCAAACTATTTCGTGTACTAGGAATTTTTGGATTTATTGTCTTGATTGAATGGCGGATTGCGATTTTCTATCTAATTTCTTTCGTCCTTATTCTCGGCTTTAGCTTGAGACAGTTAAAGAGAATAATTTGGCACGAAAGTCTTCTAGATAAATACATGGAAAACACAGAAAGCCGCACATCTGAACTAATCACCAATATCAAAACGGTGAAAGCTTTTGCTACAGAATCGAAAGAACTAAAGCGCCAAAAGCAACGTTTAGATCGTGAGCTAAAGGTGGTAGATTATCGCATCCACAGAGGCTATGTTAACCTGCTGACTTGGCAAAAAACTGTGATTCAGTTTTGTGTATTCACCATCTTGGGTTTAACATTAGCCGCAACAGTAAGCGGTAAGGTTTCCCTTGGTCATTTCGTCATGACTTTAACCTTGTCCAGCATGGCGTATTCTGAGTTAGAACCGATTAGCACATTAGCAGAAGTGTTTGCTCGTCGCTATTCCTCAATGCTGCGGTTTCACGAGTTTCTACAAGAGCCGACTGGATACGATGCAGCTAGTCTTTTGGAAGAAGACAACACATCCTCACCATACAAATTTACTGGCAAAGTTGAATTTTCTGGTGTCAGTTTTGGCTATGATGCTAGCCGGAAAGTGTTGCAAGATATCAACTTATTCATTGAACCATACCAAACCGTGGCATTAGTGGGGCGCTCTGGTTCTGGTAAATCTACCTTGGTGAAACTACTTTTACGCTATTTTGAACCCCAGGATGGGCAAATTTTGATTGATGGTCAAGATATTCGCACCTTGAATGTAGGTAAGTATAGACGCAGACTGGCGATCGTTCACCAAGAAGTAGACGTTTTCAACGGGACTGTTTTGGATAACCTCACCTACGGTAGACCTGAGGCTACTTTTGAGGAGGTGAAAGAAGCCTGTAGAATAGCCAGAGTTGACGAAGTTATGCAGCACTTACCCCAAGGTTATTACACCGTTGTCGGGGAACGTGGGGTGAGGTTGTCTGGTGGACAAAGACAACGTTTGGGGATTGCTAGAGCCTTGCTAGTAGAACCCGATGTGCTGATTTTTGACGAAGCCACCTCTAGCCTAGATTATGAGTCTGAACGTGCAATTCAATTGGCGATGCGATCGATTCAGGGTACTTGCACCACAATCGTCATTGCTCACCGTCTCAGTACAGTCCGGGAAGCAGACAAGATAGTAGTCCTAGACCAAGGAAAGATTGTCGAAGTCGGTAACCACGATGAACTTTTGCGTCAAGAAGGTATTTACCGCCGTTTGCACTCCCTCCAAGAAACTGGGGAACTCCTAGATTAG
- a CDS encoding DUF5615 family PIN-like protein gives MKILLDTCINARVRTDLQMIGYDVVWSGDWPKDPGDEEILATAYREGRILVTLDKDFGELAILRGNPHCGILRLVNLSTKEQSIVCLQVLQLYGDELFSGAIVTAELDRVRIRPPENRT, from the coding sequence GTGAAAATACTACTAGATACTTGCATTAATGCTAGGGTGCGTACCGATTTACAAATGATTGGGTATGATGTAGTTTGGTCTGGAGATTGGCCAAAAGATCCAGGTGATGAAGAAATTTTAGCAACCGCCTATCGTGAAGGTAGGATTTTAGTCACCCTTGATAAAGATTTTGGAGAGTTAGCAATTTTGCGGGGAAATCCTCACTGTGGTATCTTGCGTTTAGTTAATCTCTCAACCAAAGAACAATCAATAGTTTGTTTGCAGGTGCTTCAGCTTTACGGAGACGAATTATTCTCTGGTGCAATTGTAACTGCTGAATTAGATAGAGTCAGAATTCGCCCACCTGAAAATAGGACTTGA